The DNA sequence AACGACCTCGACGCGCACCGGGCGGAGAGCGACCTGACCGACGAGCAGCAGGCGGCGCACCGCTGGCTGACCGAGGTCTTCGAGCCGGTGGTCCGGGCGGTCCCGGCCCACCTACGCCGCAAGGTCGAGCCGTCGGAGCTGTTCGCCCAGGTCATCGAGCACCGCTGGCGGCTGTCCGAGGAGGCCGGCCGGGACGTCGGGCTGGCCCCGGCGGTCCAGTCGTTCCTGGCGGACGTGCTGGTGCACTACCCGGACGAGCAGGCGGTGCTCGGCACCGAGGTGCCGGCCGCCTGACCGGCCCGGCCGGGATCAAGGGGTAGACCCGGATCGCCGACCCGGTTCAGGTCGCCGGCTCGGCCTCGTCGACCGCTTCGGTGGCCTGCTTGAGCAGCCAGCTCAGCCCGGACCGGCGGGCCACCACGGTGATCCGGTCCCGGGCCTGCAGCCGAAAACCCGACGCCGGCAGCCAGACCGGTCCAGGCTCGCCGAACTGCGCGAACGCGATCACCCGTACGCCCGGATTGTCGCCGGCGGCGGCGAGCGACCCGCCGTCCAGCGCCGACCCGGCGGCGACGATCACCTCGGCGACCAGCAGCACGTGCCGGCCGACCGGGATGGTCGCGATCACCTCGCGGTCCATCAGCGCGGCGGCGAACGCCGGCGCCGCCAGGTACGACACGCTGCGGGATATGCCGATGTTGAAGGTGCGCTGGATCCGGCTGGCGAAATCGCCATCGAACAGCCGCAGCACGACGTGCACGTCGCTGTGGATCTCCCGGGCGTACAGCGCCGCCTGCAGGTTCGTCACGTCGTCGGTGGAGACGATCACCAGCGCCCGGCAGGCGGCCACCGAGGCGGCGCGCAGCGTCTCCTCCTGGGAGCCGTCGCCGACGATCAACGGGACGCCCAGCTCCCGCGCAACCGAGACGCCCCGCGCGTCCGGGTCCTTGTCGACCCCGACCACCTCGACTCCGAGGTCGTGCAGCTGCCACATCACCCGGGTGCCGACGTTGCCGAGCCCGACGACCACGACATGCTCGCTGCGCTCCGGCCGGGTCTGCCGGTCGGCGATCGCCAGCCGGGCGTTCACCAGACCGTCCACCACCGCGGCGGTGAGCAGCGGGATCAACGCCAGCCCGGCCAGGCTGAGCACCACCTGCATCACCTGTACGGCGGCCGACTGGTTTGGGTCCGGATCGGCGCCGCTGAGCGTCATCACCACGGTCAGGTAGACCGCCTCGGCGACGCTCACCTGCGCGACACGCGACAGCAGCGTGCCGAAGACCACCACCACCGCCAGTACGCCGAGCGTGGCCATCCCGATCTTGCGGGTGGCGAAGGACCGCAACGCCCGTACCGGGTCCCGCCACAGCCGGGCGCGCTGACGGGCGCGGACGATCCGGCGGGCCGCCCGGACCGGCGCCAGCTGGCTGCCGGCCGCCTCGGCCAGCACCAGATCGGCGTTGTGCTGGTCGGCCGGCAGCACCCGGGGGCGGCCGGCGTCGCTCAGGTCGGCCAGCCCGCAGATGACGTGCTCGGGGCGGACCTCGTCGCGCTGCGCCACGTGCAGCGTCCGGCCGCCATGGCGGAAGTGGGTCGGCGACACCACCCCGAGGGCGGCCGCGACAAAGGCGGGTGCCGCCATCGACGCGTCGGACAGCACCTCACAGTCGGCGAACAGCCGCTTCACCCGGCTGCCCAGCCGGGTGTTGAACATCCGCATCACCACCCGCAGGTCGGGCTCGACCTCCTGGGCGCACAGCGCCGCGTTGATGTTGCCGACGTCGTCCTGGTTGAGCAGCGCCAGGCCGCGCGCGCCGGCCAGCCCGGCGCTGCGGAACGTCTGCTCGGTGAGCCGGTCGGCCCGCAGCAGCCGGATCCCCTTGATCGATCGCATGTCCGGCCCGTCCGGCCGGGGCCGGGTAGGCACGATGACCGTCACCGTGGCGGCCGCCGCCACCAGCTCGCCGACCAGCCGGTAGGCCAGCGGATCGTGCCCGCAGACAACGTAGTGCGGCCGGTTGTCACCGTTGCTGCGCAGCCGCCCGCCGACGGCGCGGCGGGCGCGGTCACGCCACGGGTCGACAGCCATGACCGGATGGTAGCCACCGACGGCACGCGCGGGGTGACCGCAAAGTCGCCTCCCCGACGGACCGGACCGGCACACTGGACCCGGCACCCGGCCCATCACCGCAGACGCAAGGAGGAGCTCTTGGGACTGTCCCGAACGGTCGGCCGGCTCTTCGGCGTACGGTCCGAGCTGGTCCGGGCGGATCCGGCCGGCACCGACCGGGTGGCCGCCGGCACCGACGCGCTGGTGGTCGGCGGCGGCATCGCCGGCATGTGCGCGGCGATCGTCCTCGCCGAACGCGGCGTACGGGTCACCGTGCTGGAAGGCGCCGCCCAGCTCGGCGGACGACTGGCCGCCTGGCCGGAGACGCTGACCGACGGTACGGTCCAGCCGGTCGACCACGGTTTCCACGCGTTCTTCCGCCAGTACTACAACTGGCGGGCGATCCTGCGCCGGGCCGACCCGACACTCGGCATGCTGCGCCCGGTCGACGGCTATCCGGTGTGGTCGGCGCAGTGGCCACCGGAGGAGTTCGGCCGGTTGCCGACCGCCCCGCCGCTGAACCTGCTGGCGCTGCTGCTGCGCAGCCCGAGTCTGCGGCTACGCGAACTGCGCGAGATGGACCGTCGGGCGGCGATGCCGCTGCTGGCATACCATCCGGACCGGACGTACGCCGAACTCGACGAGCGGTCCGCCGCCGAACTGCTGGACTCGCTGCGGCTACCGGACCGGGCCCGCGCCATGCTGTTCGAGGTCTTCTCCCACTCGTTCTTCAACCACGAGCGGGAAATGTCCGCCGCCGAACTGGTGGCCAACTTCCACTTCTACTTCCTGGGCAACCCGGAAGGGCTCGGCTTCGACGCACCGGAGCAGGATTACGACGCCGCGATCTGGCAGCCGCTGCACGAGCATCTGCGCCGCCGCGGTGGCCGGGTGGTCACCAGGGACGCGGTGCAGACCGTCAGCCCTCGGCGGGCCAACGGGTGGCAGGTGCGGTGCGCTTCCGGAGCGGCGCACACCGCCCGGTACGTGGTGCTGGCCGTCGACCCGCCGGCGTTGCGCACGCTGCTGACTGACTCGCCCCGGCTGGCCGAGGCCGCGCCGACGTTGGCCGAGCGGGTCGGCTCGCTGGTCGACAGCCCGCCGTACGCGGTGGCCCGGCTCTGGTTGGGCGGCGATGTCGCTGCCGACCGGCCGGTGTTCAGCGGCGTCTCCCGCCAGCCGACCCTGGACTCGGTCACCCTCTACCACCGGCTGGAGCGTCAGGCGCGGCAGTGGGCGCAGCGCAGCCGGGGCGCGGTGCTCGAACTCCACGCGTACGCCTGCCCGGAGCAGGTGCCGGCCGAGGTGCTGGCCGACCGGATGCGCACCGAGTTGGCGTCGCTGTGGCCGGAGGTGGCCGACCTGCCGGTGCTGGAGTCACGGGCGCGGGTCGAGGCGCAGGCTCCGGCGTTCCCGCCCGGGGCGGCCGCCGCGCGGCCCGGCGTGGTCACCGACGCGGACGGATTGTTCCTGGCCGGCGACGGGATCGACACCGACCTGCCGAGCGCTCTGATGGAACGGGCGGCGGTGACCGGGATCCTGGCCGCGAACCACATCCTGCGTCGGGAGGGCGCGGCCACCGAGCCGCTGCGGACAATCCGCCGGTACGGCCTGTTGGCGCGGGAGCGACACCCGTCGACGCCGGCCGACGTCGGCCCGCCGCAGTAGTGGCAGTGCGGCGGGCCGACGTCGGTCAGTTGTCCGTCAGCTGGTCTGCTCGACCGCGTCGCGGATCTCGACGAGCGAGCCGGCGGCTTCCTCGCCGGTGCTGAAGTAGAACACGTACATCACCAGCGCGCCGCGGCTCGCCCAGACGCAGACTCCGCCCGGGATGCCTTCGAGGTCGGCGTCGCCGCACCGCGCCGACCCGCCCTTCGGACCGGCGTCGACGTCGGTGACATTGGTCATCCCGAGGCCCGTGGCGTCGCCTTCGGTGGCGTCGGCCAACTCCTGGTCGGGGTCGGCCATCACGCCGGAGACGCCGGCGATCATCACCAGGTTCTCCTGCTCGATGTCGCCGTAGAAGGCGCCGATGCTGCTGGTCGACTCGGGCACGTCGGCGGCCAGCCCGGTGGCCACCTCCTCGGCGAGTCCCTGGAAGGTCGGGTCGGTGTTCAGCTCACGGCCGGCGAGGGTGTCCGGGGTGACCAGCCGGGTCTGGGTCGCTTCGATGACCTCACCGACGGTGTCCCGGACGAGGAAGAAGGTGACGGCCGCGCCACCGAGGCAGAGCACCAGTACGGCGGCGATGACGATCAGGATGATCCGGCCCGCCTTGGACTTCTTGGGCGGCGGGGCCATCGGAACGCCGGGCTGGCCGGCGTAGGCCGGCCCGGGAGCGGCTCCAGCCGGCGGCACCGGCTGCCCGGCGGGCGCGCCCGGGTACTGCGGCTGAGAGGGGTCAGACATGTTCTACCTACTTCTGATGAGGGCCCCGTGACTCCTGACCGGCAGGCGGCTCGGAGCTTTCCTGGCAACCCGCTGTACGCGGGGCCGGCCGATAGTAACGGTGGGCGGCGACAACTGAGTCGCCCGACAGGAACCGACGGGGTGGAATCACCACCGAACCGTTACCCGGGCAGGAGGCGCGCCACGACGGCCGGAGCCGGCGGCTGCCGGGGGTACGCGAGCCTCGCACCCCGTCAGTCGCCAGGAGCAGCTTGATATGCACTTAGCGTCACCTCCTTGGATCGGAAGTACCGGCCGAACCTGATGCCAGAGATGAATCAAGATGCACCTGTGGCATCAGACCCACGGCGGCACCCGGATCGGAGGCGACGTTGCCGCCGCAAACCGCCGTCGAACCGGCGCGCGACGCCCACCGGCCCCCTCCGTGGCCCGCCACAACGGCCCAGCGTTCCGTCAGAAGAACACGTCGCACATCGGCCGGTGGGGTGCAACGCCAGCTACTCGCGTTGCCGCTTACTGGCATGGGCTCGCTAGACATGTCATACATCAGCCGGATGTAACACAACCCGGGATACAGTGACGCCCGGCAATCTGACGGACGGCGGCCGTGCCCAGCGCTGCTGTCACGGTTGCTGCCACGGCGTCCCGCCGTGCGTCGCACGGCGGGACCTGCGCGTCGGTGCTGGAGCCCCCGGCCGGGCTCGAACCGGCGACATCTCGCTTACAAGGCGAGTGCTCTGGCCAACTGAGCTACAGGGGCAGCGCTTCGTTCAGCGTCAGCATAGCCACTGACGTGGCGATACCGCCGCATCGGCCGGTCTGTCCGATCGATCTTTCCCGTTCTGCGTACGGGTGTCCGCCGCTCCGGCGGTCGCCGTGGACCTCCGGCCGAGGGTGACGAACAGTGGCATACCCCACCCTGGTGTCCGTTTTGGTCAGTTATCGGAGGTAGTTGCGGGCCGTCCCGGTCTTGGCAGCCAGGCAAATCCCGTTTACCGTGGCGTGACACGTGCGACACGTCGCCCTGGCGGCTGCGGGTACGCGTGGGCCGGCGCTCTGAGCGCCGGTCGCTCCTTCACTCGGATCGTCCGGCACGTTCCTGCCGGTGAAAGGAAGCACTGACCATGGCTACGGTCACCTACGACCAGGCGTCCCGCATCTACGCGGGCACCGAGCGACCCGCTGTCAACAAGCTCGACCTCGAGATCGGCGACGGCGAGTTCCTCGTACTGGTCGGCCCCTCCGGTTGCGGTAAGTCCACCAGCCTGCGGATGCTCGCCGGCCTGGAAGACGTCGACGAGGGCCGCATCCTCATCGACGACCGCGACGTCACCCACCTGCCGCCCAAGGCCCGCGACATCGCGATGGTCTTCCAGAACTACGCGCTCTACCCGCACATGACGGTGTACGAGAACATGGCCTTCGCGCTGAAGCTGCGCCGGACCTCGAAGTCGGAGATCGACCGCCGGGTCAAGGAAGCCGCCGCTCTGCTGCAGCTGGAGGAGTACCTCAACCGCAAGCCGAAGGCGCTCTCCGGTGGTCAGCGCCAGCGGGTCGCGATGGGTCGGGCGATCGTCCGGGAGCCGCAGGTCTTCCTGATGGACGAGCCGCTGTCGAACCTCGACGCGAAGCTGCGGGTGCAGACCCGTACCCAGATCGCCTCGCTGCAGGCCAAGCTGGGGGTCACCACCGTCTACGTCACCCACGACCAGGTCGAGGCGATGACGATGGGCCACCGGGTGGCGGTGCTGCTCGACGGCGTGCTGCAGCAGGTCGACACCCCGCGGAACCTGTACGACGTACCGGCGAACGTCTTCGTCGCCGGCTTCATGGGCTCCCCCGCCATGAACATCAAGACCGTCCCGCTGACCGAGCAGGGTGCCGTCTTCGCCGACCTGGTCGTCGAGCTGAGCCGCGAGCAGGTCGAGGCGGCCAAGGCCAACGGCGGCGGCAACAAGGTCACCGTCGGGTTCCGTCCCGAGGACTGCGACCTGGTCGGTGCCTCCGAGGGCGGCATGCCGATGTCCGTCGAGCTGGTCGAGGACCTCGGCTCGGACGCCAACGTCTACGGCTACGCGACGCTCGACGGCAGTTCGGAGCGGTTCGTGGTGCGGACCGACCGCCGGCACATGCCGCGGATGAACGACACCGTGTTCGTCCGACCCCGGCCGGGCCAGCACCACGCCTTCCACGCCGCCAACGGCCAGCGGCTCTGACCACCGCCGCCCCGGCTGACTGATTCGAACGGTCGGCCTTCCCTGTTGGGAAGGCCGACCGTTCGGCGTTTCCGAGTGGTACGCCGGGCGCCACCCGGTGCGTGGCGGCCAGGCGGGGCAAGGGAAGGGTGGCCAGGCGGTGCAAGGGGTGGGCCGGCGGGCGTCTCGCCGACCCACCCCGCTTGTGACACCGGCCGGGCGGGACAGACCAGCAGCGTGCCGGTGGGACAGACCGGCAGCGTGCCGGTGGGTCAGACCGGCAGCTTGCCGGCGCCGGCGGTGAGTCGGGTGTAGATCGGAACGATGGCGGCGGGCAGCACCGGCCCGTGGCGCAGCGTCGGGGTCCAGCCCGCGTCGTCGCCCAGGTCCGGGTCGTTCGCCGCGTTGTACGCGTCGAGCAGGCTGGCCGGGCGCAGCGGCCGATGACCCTGCCCGACCCAGCTGCCCTGCTCGGTCAGTACGGTGCCGCCCCAGTCGTAGAGCAGGTCTGCGGTGTCGATCCCGGGGCCCAGCCGGAACGAGTTGTTCTCCAGGTACGGCGCGCCCTGCACGCCCACGCCGACGGCGTACTGGAAACCGTCGCCGGACAGCTCGTAGTGGTTGTTGTAGACGTCGATCTGTCCGAACCGGATCCGGGGCAGCCGTTGCAGACTGCCGTCGAAGACGTTGTGGTGCAGGGTGACGTTGAGCCGGCCGACGTCCGGGCCGACGGTGTTCGACGAGCCGATCAGCATGACCTTGTCCCGGCCGTCGAAGCGGTTGTAGGACACGGTCACCAGGCTGGCGGTGTGGGTGATGTCGAGCGCCCCGTCGTGCACCTGCAGTGGCCGGCCGAAGTAGACCGGTTGGGCGCTGTCCGGGTTGTCGCCGTCGGTGAAGGTGTTGTGGTCGACCCAGACGTTCTCCGACCGGCGTACCGACATCAGGTCGAACTGGGAGTTCCAGTTGCCGGCGTCGCCGTCATCCGGCGACCAGGCGGGAAAGCAGTCGTACGCGTCGTCGAAGACGATGTTGCGGACGATGACGTTACGGACGCTGTCCACCATCAGGGTCAGGTTCTCCAGCCGGGCTCCGCGCAGCCCGACGATGGTGGTGTTGGCGCCGACGTTGATCTGGGTGTACCGGGTCTGATTGGTGACCGACCGGCGCCGGGCGTCCTCCAGCGGGCCGCTCGGGTCGTTCTCGTATCCCCAGACGGCCGGGTCGTAGGTGACCAGGAACTCGTCGAAGTCGTATTCGGGGTCGGCGAGGTCGGCACAGGTCAACAGGTTGCCGTCCGGCCCTTCGAAGCCGTTGATCGCACCTGCGACGTAAATGATCTTCGGGGTGTCGTTGTTCCGGTTGGTGGCGTTGTCGCCGCCGAGGGCGTCGATCAGTTCGGCCCGGCTGTCGACCACGTGGACGTTGTCCTGGCTGGCCGCCGATCCTCCGGTGGTGCCCTCGCCGGCGGCCGCCCAGCCGTCGCCCGGCGGCAGCGCCTGGCGGCCCAGCGACCGGGCCGGCCAGGACAGCCGGTCGGAGTTGGTGTCCCGGCCGGCGGCGGCCGGTGCCGGCAGTACCGCCACGAGCGCGATTCCAGCAACAGCTGCAGTCAATCTCCTCAGTCGCATTACCACACTCCGCACACATTGTTCGGATTCGATCACGTAACACTCAAGCAATCTTCCTGAACCCAAACGATAAATTTCATCATGAAATGTGTCAATGCAGATTGTTTGCAGATTGTTTGCAGCGCATTTGGACGAGACCTATTCACTCGGCATCAATTTGCCGAGCGGACGACTGATCTGTCCGACTTCGCGACACCGGCGACGGCCGTCGATTTGCAGTACGTTTTCCGCCGACCCGGTCAGCGGCCCACCACCCCCTGCGCCAGCCGGGCCCGGTACGGCCGGACCGCCCACGGCACCTGCTGTTCGGAAAACAGCGCCAACTCGGCGGCGCCGCGCCGGACGACCGCGTTCACACCCTCGATCGTCAGCACCCGATCCGCACCCGCCACCCCGGTCGCGACCGTCCGGTCCGGACCGAGCAGACCCGGCTCCGGGGCGGCCTGCACCACCTCCAGCAGCGCGGTGAACGCCTCGGTCCGGGCCAGCGGGGCGATCAGCGGTACGCCGACCGGATCCCTCCGGTGCGCCAGCAGGTTCTCCAGCAGTCCGGTCCGCCCCGGCACCGGTCGCATCGCCGGCTCGCCGGGCAGCCGCAGCCGGTCCGTCGGATACTCCAGCACCGCGGTGCCGGCGGTGCCGTGCACCAGCACCTCGCCGGGGATGAACTCCTCCCCGGCCAGGGTCACCGCGACCACGATCGCCAGCCCCGAATCCAGGGTGATCCGCATCGACGCGGTGTCGTCCACCTCGATCGGTCGCACCCGGTAGCGTTCCAGCTCGATTAGCACCGGCGGGCTGGGATCCACCGCCGCCGCCACCGCCAGGCACTGCATGGTGGCGTGCGCCAACGGGTTGGCCAGCGCGCCGTCCAGCGACGGGCGGCCGTCGACGGTGCGCCGCCCGGCCCACGGCGACCGCCGGTAGTAGGCGTCGTCGCGCTGCCAGGAGGCGACCGTCGAGATCCCGGTGACCGTGCCGAGCCGACCGCCGGTGGCCGCCGCGGTCAGCTCGGCCAACGCCGCCGACCCGAGCGCTTGGAAACCGACCTGGCAGACCCGGCCGTGCCGGGCCAGCGCCGCAGCCAGCCGCCGATGCTCGTCGAGGGACAGCACCGGCGGCTTCTCCAGCAGCAGGTCCGCGCCGGCGGCCAGCGCGTCCAGCGCGATCGGCAGATGGGTGTACGGCGGCGTGCAGATCACCACCACGTCCGGCCGGGTCTGCGCCAGCATCCGCCGGTGGTCGGTGCCGACCTGCACCCCGTCCGGGATCGGAGCGTCGGGGGCCGGCTCGACCGGCCGTACGTCGACCAGGCCGACCAGGTGCAGTTCGCCGGCGGCGTGCAGCGGGGCGATCTGCCGCCGGTGCCACCGGCCGTGCCCGTTGGCACCGATCAGGGCCACCCGGGGCGGGGTGCTCGTCACGTCGGGAACCTCCACCCTGTCGACGGCCGCGGTCAGCCGGCCGTGCCGGTCAGCGCGCCGGCCACCCCGTGCCGGTCCAGCGCGGTCAGCCAGGTCGTGATCATTTCCCGGACCTCCGGGTCGGCCGCCAGCTCCGGCGGGAACACCTCGGTGAGCCCGAGCAGCGCGGCCACCACACCCGCCGGGGTGCCGCCGGACCCGGCCAGTGCCGCCCGGATCTGCGCGGCGAGCGGGTCGTCCAACGGCAGCTCGGCCCCGTCGTCGGCCCGCCCCTGCGCGAACCGCATCCAGGCGGCGACCACCAGCGCCGACCAGTACGGCCGGTCGCCGGCCGCCCGCCGGTCGGCGATGGTGTGCAGTACCCGCTGCGGCAGCTTCTGCGACCCGTCCATCGCCACCTGGATGGTGCGGTGGCGGATCGCCGGGTTGGTGAACCGGTCCAGCACCGATTCGCCGTAGCCCACGACCGACACCCCGGCGGGCGGGGTGAAGCTGGTCGCGACGTCCTCGGCGATCATTCGGCGCAGTACGGCGGGCAGGCCGGGGATGCCGACCAGCGCCTCGGCGATGGTGTCGTGCCCGGCCAGCGCCCCGAGGTAGGCGATGGCCGAGTGCACCCCGTTGAGCCCGCGCAGCTTGAGCCGTTCCCACGGGCCGGCGTCGCCGGTCAGCACCGCCCCGGCGGTCTGCCAGGCCGGCCGGCCACCGGGGAAGTCGTCCTCGATCACCCACTGCGTGTACGGCTCCCCGGCGATCGCCGCGAGGTCGGTGACGCCGAGCGCGGACCGGGCGGTGGCCAGGGTCTGCGCGGTGGCGGCCGGCACGATCCGGTCGACCATGGTGCCGGGGAAGGTGACGTTGGCGTGCACCCAGTCGACAATCTCGTCGGGCACCTTCGCGTACGCCAGGGCCTCGGTGACCAGACCGCGTAGCCGGCGCCCGTTCGACGGCAGGTTGTCGCAGCTGACCAGGGCGAGCGGGCCGGCGTCGGCGGCGGCGCGGGCGGCCAGCCCGCGCAGCAGCAGGCCCGGCACGGTCGTCGGCGCCCGGTCGGTGGTCAGGTCGGCGGCGACCGCCTCGTCCGGCCGGAGCCGGCCGGTGACCGGGTCCAACTGGTACGCCTTCTCGGTCACGGTCAGCGTGACCACCCGGATCGCCGGGTCGGCCAGCAGCGCCACCACCGCCGCCGGGTCGCTGGCGGCGTGCCGGACCCCGGTGAGCGCGCCGACCACCCGGGTCCGTGCCGCGGCGGCGGACAGCGTGGTGACGCTGAACAGGCAGTCCTGGTCGGTGAGCCGGCGTACCACGTCGATGTTGCGCGGTGCGACGCCGACGATGCCCCAGTCGCCGCCGGCGGTGGCGACCGCCTGCTCGGTGTAGACCGCCTGGTGGGCCCGGTGGAACGCACCGAGTCCGAGGTGGACGATACCGGCGGCGACGTCGCCGGGGCGGACCAGGGGTCGGGCGTCGGCCGGCACCCGGCTCAGGGTGTCCAGCCCGAGCAGCGGGATGTCGCCGTTCACCGCCACACCGGCCCGTCCGGGAAGGAGAACTCGGCGATCGACGCCGGTTTCATGGTGGCGCTGTAGCCGGGCTGGTCGGGGACCAGGTAGCGGCCGCCCCGGGTGCGGACCGGGTCGACGAAGTGCTCGTGCAGGTGGTCGACGTACTCGACCATCCGGCCGTCCAGCGAGGTGCCGACCCGCAGGTAGTCGAAGATCGCCAGGTGCTGCACGTACTCGCAGAGGCCGACGCCGCCGGCGTGCGGGCAGATCGGTACGCCGAACCTGGCGGCCATCAGGATCACCGACAGCACCTCGTTGACCCCGGCGATGCGGCACGCGTCGATCTGGCAGACCCGGATCGCCTCGGCCTGCAGCAGCTGTTTGAAGATGACCCGGTTGGCGGCGACCTCGCCGGTGGCGACCCGGCAGCGCCCGTCGGACAGTTCGGTGACGGCGGCGGCGATCCGGGCGTGGCCGAGCACGTCGTCGGCGTGCGTCGGCTCCTCGATCCAGTACGGGTCGACCTCGACGAGCCGGGCCATGTTGGCGATCGCCTCGTCGACGTCCCACACCTGGTTGGCGTCCATCATCAGCAGCGCGTCCGGGCCGATCTCGGCGCGGATGATCCGCGCCCGGCGGACGTCGTCGTCGATCGGGCCGCCGACCTTCATCTTCATCGCCCGCCAGCCGTCGGCGTACGCCGCCCGGGTCAACGCCCGCACCTTGTCGTCGGGGTAACCGAGCCAACCGACCGAGGTGGTGTACGACGGGAACCCGTCGCGCTGCAACTCGGCGAGCCGGTCGGACTGGCCGGTCAGCCCTTTGTCGAGGATCGCGGCGGCTTCGTCGGCGGTGATCGCGTCGCTGATGT is a window from the Solwaraspora sp. WMMD792 genome containing:
- a CDS encoding FAD-dependent oxidoreductase, whose translation is MGLSRTVGRLFGVRSELVRADPAGTDRVAAGTDALVVGGGIAGMCAAIVLAERGVRVTVLEGAAQLGGRLAAWPETLTDGTVQPVDHGFHAFFRQYYNWRAILRRADPTLGMLRPVDGYPVWSAQWPPEEFGRLPTAPPLNLLALLLRSPSLRLRELREMDRRAAMPLLAYHPDRTYAELDERSAAELLDSLRLPDRARAMLFEVFSHSFFNHEREMSAAELVANFHFYFLGNPEGLGFDAPEQDYDAAIWQPLHEHLRRRGGRVVTRDAVQTVSPRRANGWQVRCASGAAHTARYVVLAVDPPALRTLLTDSPRLAEAAPTLAERVGSLVDSPPYAVARLWLGGDVAADRPVFSGVSRQPTLDSVTLYHRLERQARQWAQRSRGAVLELHAYACPEQVPAEVLADRMRTELASLWPEVADLPVLESRARVEAQAPAFPPGAAAARPGVVTDADGLFLAGDGIDTDLPSALMERAAVTGILAANHILRREGAATEPLRTIRRYGLLARERHPSTPADVGPPQ
- the ugpC gene encoding sn-glycerol-3-phosphate ABC transporter ATP-binding protein UgpC; amino-acid sequence: MATVTYDQASRIYAGTERPAVNKLDLEIGDGEFLVLVGPSGCGKSTSLRMLAGLEDVDEGRILIDDRDVTHLPPKARDIAMVFQNYALYPHMTVYENMAFALKLRRTSKSEIDRRVKEAAALLQLEEYLNRKPKALSGGQRQRVAMGRAIVREPQVFLMDEPLSNLDAKLRVQTRTQIASLQAKLGVTTVYVTHDQVEAMTMGHRVAVLLDGVLQQVDTPRNLYDVPANVFVAGFMGSPAMNIKTVPLTEQGAVFADLVVELSREQVEAAKANGGGNKVTVGFRPEDCDLVGASEGGMPMSVELVEDLGSDANVYGYATLDGSSERFVVRTDRRHMPRMNDTVFVRPRPGQHHAFHAANGQRL
- a CDS encoding pectate lyase → MAVLPAPAAAGRDTNSDRLSWPARSLGRQALPPGDGWAAAGEGTTGGSAASQDNVHVVDSRAELIDALGGDNATNRNNDTPKIIYVAGAINGFEGPDGNLLTCADLADPEYDFDEFLVTYDPAVWGYENDPSGPLEDARRRSVTNQTRYTQINVGANTTIVGLRGARLENLTLMVDSVRNVIVRNIVFDDAYDCFPAWSPDDGDAGNWNSQFDLMSVRRSENVWVDHNTFTDGDNPDSAQPVYFGRPLQVHDGALDITHTASLVTVSYNRFDGRDKVMLIGSSNTVGPDVGRLNVTLHHNVFDGSLQRLPRIRFGQIDVYNNHYELSGDGFQYAVGVGVQGAPYLENNSFRLGPGIDTADLLYDWGGTVLTEQGSWVGQGHRPLRPASLLDAYNAANDPDLGDDAGWTPTLRHGPVLPAAIVPIYTRLTAGAGKLPV
- a CDS encoding Gfo/Idh/MocA family oxidoreductase: MTSTPPRVALIGANGHGRWHRRQIAPLHAAGELHLVGLVDVRPVEPAPDAPIPDGVQVGTDHRRMLAQTRPDVVVICTPPYTHLPIALDALAAGADLLLEKPPVLSLDEHRRLAAALARHGRVCQVGFQALGSAALAELTAAATGGRLGTVTGISTVASWQRDDAYYRRSPWAGRRTVDGRPSLDGALANPLAHATMQCLAVAAAVDPSPPVLIELERYRVRPIEVDDTASMRITLDSGLAIVVAVTLAGEEFIPGEVLVHGTAGTAVLEYPTDRLRLPGEPAMRPVPGRTGLLENLLAHRRDPVGVPLIAPLARTEAFTALLEVVQAAPEPGLLGPDRTVATGVAGADRVLTIEGVNAVVRRGAAELALFSEQQVPWAVRPYRARLAQGVVGR
- a CDS encoding mannitol dehydrogenase family protein, which encodes MNGDIPLLGLDTLSRVPADARPLVRPGDVAAGIVHLGLGAFHRAHQAVYTEQAVATAGGDWGIVGVAPRNIDVVRRLTDQDCLFSVTTLSAAAARTRVVGALTGVRHAASDPAAVVALLADPAIRVVTLTVTEKAYQLDPVTGRLRPDEAVAADLTTDRAPTTVPGLLLRGLAARAAADAGPLALVSCDNLPSNGRRLRGLVTEALAYAKVPDEIVDWVHANVTFPGTMVDRIVPAATAQTLATARSALGVTDLAAIAGEPYTQWVIEDDFPGGRPAWQTAGAVLTGDAGPWERLKLRGLNGVHSAIAYLGALAGHDTIAEALVGIPGLPAVLRRMIAEDVATSFTPPAGVSVVGYGESVLDRFTNPAIRHRTIQVAMDGSQKLPQRVLHTIADRRAAGDRPYWSALVVAAWMRFAQGRADDGAELPLDDPLAAQIRAALAGSGGTPAGVVAALLGLTEVFPPELAADPEVREMITTWLTALDRHGVAGALTGTAG
- a CDS encoding enolase C-terminal domain-like protein — translated: MSVTITGVDVHDVRFPTAAAGDGSDAINRGDYSATYVELRTDSPDGVFGAGFTFTNGRGNEITCAAVRALAHHVTGRTVAEIVAEPVAFWRSLTADVQLRWLGPEKGVIHMASGALVNAVWDLRAKLAGKPLWRLLAEMPTDELVANIDFHHISDAITADEAAAILDKGLTGQSDRLAELQRDGFPSYTTSVGWLGYPDDKVRALTRAAYADGWRAMKMKVGGPIDDDVRRARIIRAEIGPDALLMMDANQVWDVDEAIANMARLVEVDPYWIEEPTHADDVLGHARIAAAVTELSDGRCRVATGEVAANRVIFKQLLQAEAIRVCQIDACRIAGVNEVLSVILMAARFGVPICPHAGGVGLCEYVQHLAIFDYLRVGTSLDGRMVEYVDHLHEHFVDPVRTRGGRYLVPDQPGYSATMKPASIAEFSFPDGPVWR